One window of Mauremys mutica isolate MM-2020 ecotype Southern chromosome 6, ASM2049712v1, whole genome shotgun sequence genomic DNA carries:
- the TMEM171 gene encoding transmembrane protein 171 isoform X2: MCAVAVPRPVFILQTCPSGTFSDCNRALKIAGPVVVAVGLVCVLLAQSRARLYLSQRQMQGEQVYRLIFCQGNCQFAQFLIFGFLFLASGVLISFLGIWVPGCSPGRHSLQYNQTSTSDVELPGCGFLPLQIMGPLIVLIGLSFFVIAHIKKKTNLNLSQESSENGEQPQSPESLQVTAGDAVMTFPPLPPPYFADSLSPPVTHKPLATELPMSENPPPYHSIVNNGAQLAHVQGMVSVREYEPLYAIPGSSSSSDILPTLHLSSELPPRYEEKEATVNTEYSSGSSMT; the protein is encoded by the exons ATGTGTGCAGTTGCTGTTCCCAGACCTG TCTTTATTTTACAGACATGCCCATCTGGAACCTTCAGTGATTGCAACAGGGCCCTTAAGATTGCTGGGCCTGTGGTTGTTGCTGTTGGATTAGTTTGTGTCTTACTGGCACAATCAAGAGCTAGGCTGTACCTAAGTCAGAGACAGATGCAAGGTGAGCAGGTGTACAGGCTCATTTTTTGTCAAGGGAACTGTCAGTTTGCTCAGTTTCTTatctttgggtttttgtttttagctAGTGGAGTGCTAATTAGTTTCTTGGGCATTTGGGTTCCTGGATGTAGCCCAGGAAGGCACAGCCTACAGTATAATCAAACCAGCACTTCTGATGTTGAACTCCCAGGCTGTGGATTTCTGCCTCTTCAAATCATGGGTCCTTTGATTGTGCTTATTGGATTAAGTTTCTTTGTAATAGCtcatattaaaaagaaaaccaatTTAAATCTCAGCCAAGAATCTTCTGAAAATGGAGAACAGCCTCAGAGTCCAGAATCACTTCAAGTTACAGCAG GTGATGCTGTAATGACATTCCCACCCCTCCCACCACCTTATTTTGCTGACTCTCTATCACCACCTGTAACTCATAAGCCACTTGCCACAGAGCTGCCTATGAGTGAAAATCCTCCTCCATACCACAGTATTGTAAATAATGG GGCACAACTTGCACATGTTCAAGGAATGGTTTCTGTTAGAGAGTATGAACCACTATATGCAATTCCCGGAAGCAGTTCTTCTTCAGACATCTTACCTACTCTGCATCTTTCATCTGAATTACCTCCAAGATATGAAGAAAAAGAAGCAACAGTAAATACTGAATATTCTTCTGGCTCCTCCATGACTTAG
- the TMEM171 gene encoding transmembrane protein 171 isoform X1 encodes MCAVAVPRPGEEENNGHHRKFFFLFVFGVALLCTGFLLSVFILQTCPSGTFSDCNRALKIAGPVVVAVGLVCVLLAQSRARLYLSQRQMQGEQVYRLIFCQGNCQFAQFLIFGFLFLASGVLISFLGIWVPGCSPGRHSLQYNQTSTSDVELPGCGFLPLQIMGPLIVLIGLSFFVIAHIKKKTNLNLSQESSENGEQPQSPESLQVTAGDAVMTFPPLPPPYFADSLSPPVTHKPLATELPMSENPPPYHSIVNNGAQLAHVQGMVSVREYEPLYAIPGSSSSSDILPTLHLSSELPPRYEEKEATVNTEYSSGSSMT; translated from the exons ATGTGTGCAGTTGCTGTTCCCAGACCTGGTGAGGAAGAAAATAATGGACATCataggaagttttttttcctttttgtctttGGAGTTGCATTGCTATGCACTGGATTTCTGCTTTCAGTCTTTATTTTACAGACATGCCCATCTGGAACCTTCAGTGATTGCAACAGGGCCCTTAAGATTGCTGGGCCTGTGGTTGTTGCTGTTGGATTAGTTTGTGTCTTACTGGCACAATCAAGAGCTAGGCTGTACCTAAGTCAGAGACAGATGCAAGGTGAGCAGGTGTACAGGCTCATTTTTTGTCAAGGGAACTGTCAGTTTGCTCAGTTTCTTatctttgggtttttgtttttagctAGTGGAGTGCTAATTAGTTTCTTGGGCATTTGGGTTCCTGGATGTAGCCCAGGAAGGCACAGCCTACAGTATAATCAAACCAGCACTTCTGATGTTGAACTCCCAGGCTGTGGATTTCTGCCTCTTCAAATCATGGGTCCTTTGATTGTGCTTATTGGATTAAGTTTCTTTGTAATAGCtcatattaaaaagaaaaccaatTTAAATCTCAGCCAAGAATCTTCTGAAAATGGAGAACAGCCTCAGAGTCCAGAATCACTTCAAGTTACAGCAG GTGATGCTGTAATGACATTCCCACCCCTCCCACCACCTTATTTTGCTGACTCTCTATCACCACCTGTAACTCATAAGCCACTTGCCACAGAGCTGCCTATGAGTGAAAATCCTCCTCCATACCACAGTATTGTAAATAATGG GGCACAACTTGCACATGTTCAAGGAATGGTTTCTGTTAGAGAGTATGAACCACTATATGCAATTCCCGGAAGCAGTTCTTCTTCAGACATCTTACCTACTCTGCATCTTTCATCTGAATTACCTCCAAGATATGAAGAAAAAGAAGCAACAGTAAATACTGAATATTCTTCTGGCTCCTCCATGACTTAG
- the TMEM171 gene encoding transmembrane protein 171 isoform X3 encodes MCAVAVPRPGEEENNGHHRKFFFLFVFGVALLCTGFLLSVFILQTCPSGTFSDCNRALKIAGPVVVAVGLVCVLLAQSRARLYLSQRQMQGEQVYRLIFCQGNCQFAQFLIFGFLFLASGVLISFLGIWVPGCSPGRHSLQYNQTSTSDVELPGCGFLPLQIMGPLIVLIGLSFFVIAHIKKKTNLNLSQESSENGEQPQSPESLQVTAVRWISCIVKILPECVHTIVLYTKECQNS; translated from the exons ATGTGTGCAGTTGCTGTTCCCAGACCTGGTGAGGAAGAAAATAATGGACATCataggaagttttttttcctttttgtctttGGAGTTGCATTGCTATGCACTGGATTTCTGCTTTCAGTCTTTATTTTACAGACATGCCCATCTGGAACCTTCAGTGATTGCAACAGGGCCCTTAAGATTGCTGGGCCTGTGGTTGTTGCTGTTGGATTAGTTTGTGTCTTACTGGCACAATCAAGAGCTAGGCTGTACCTAAGTCAGAGACAGATGCAAGGTGAGCAGGTGTACAGGCTCATTTTTTGTCAAGGGAACTGTCAGTTTGCTCAGTTTCTTatctttgggtttttgtttttagctAGTGGAGTGCTAATTAGTTTCTTGGGCATTTGGGTTCCTGGATGTAGCCCAGGAAGGCACAGCCTACAGTATAATCAAACCAGCACTTCTGATGTTGAACTCCCAGGCTGTGGATTTCTGCCTCTTCAAATCATGGGTCCTTTGATTGTGCTTATTGGATTAAGTTTCTTTGTAATAGCtcatattaaaaagaaaaccaatTTAAATCTCAGCCAAGAATCTTCTGAAAATGGAGAACAGCCTCAGAGTCCAGAATCACTTCAAGTTACAGCAG taagatGGATCTCTTGCATTGTAAAAATCCTCCCAGAATGTGTACATACCATTGTACTCTACACCAAGGAATGTCAGAACAGTTAA